GATCTGCACAGAAGAACCAAACTATTTAGTGAGAAACCCAATGGAAGAAACTGTGAAATTTCTTGGACAAATTtatctttacattttgatCGATCAAGAGTAAATCgcttttttttgtacactaatcgtaaaaatattgtatttttatatactattcaCACAGCATGCATATCTGAGATATTCAGAGGATATCCCGAAGATATCGTATCTCTCAAAGATATCTTCAGAATGTCTTCTGGACATCTTTTGAAGATATGTACTGTGTGGGTATGAAGATATATAGAATTTCAAAAGATCTTAGTTTACATACTTTATCATATAGTTAAATTTTTGTGTGCAATATATCATTAGtgaagtataatattttagggAAAGATAAAAACGAATATGCATTCTTTCTTGTGTAAAGCTAAATTACGTAAGTAgagacaatattttaaaaagatatttgtgGCTAATTATGATATTCAATTGACTTATTTGTATTCGTAAAttctgattaaaatattacatttgcttgtaaaaaatatataaattgacaaGAGATAAATAGATGATAAATTTGTCCAGCTTTGCAAATAATATGCTCTATGATACACGAGATGTAAGTGAACGCACGCAAGACAGAGAAAGAGCTACCTGGTCGACTCTGAGTAATTCACGGATGAAATTAGTAATCATCGAGGTCAACGTCATCAAGAGGCTCATCAGCCTGCAGTGACTGGAAATCAACTTTGTAGCGGAGGATTCCTATGCACCAACATATATACTCCACAGTTAATATCAATTCGATGAAGTTTGCTTTCCGTGCAAAATAATCTTTGCTTGCGTGTTTAGCGTTAATCTATCGAGTTTTGAGAACATTATTTACCCATAAAACGCAACTACACCGTAATGTCAACGTACAAAGTTCCACAGCAAGTCAAATGCGCAGATTGCACTAGAGAAAGCCTAACATTTatgctatttataatatttcaaatgcaaatatcaaaatttctctcattttttttccaattttaattttctttaacctcttttcctttttcttcttattgttctttttttcattacaacCATTAAccattttttcatttgttacgcactttacttttttttacaaccaTTTAGCATGTAGATTTATACATGtctttttgtaatattcaGGAAGGTAGGATCTGTATCATAAGATTAcaaataatggaaatatatgtttataaaaaaactcaCCACCAATGCCACCAAAACCTCTGACGAATTGAGATCCTTCCTGAGATTTATCAGTGATAATTTCCAATGTGGCACCAAAGCTCTTGTAATTATTTGCGAGCCATTCGAGTAATGGTTGACATTCTACTAATTCCAGCTCTACCCCGCTCTATAATACAATACAAGAATATAATAcaagacaaattttaaaaacgaaaagaaaaatgtaatctattttttaaaaatttagaaaaaaattagatttatatttatatcttatattacaACACTCTTTCGGCTTACTTCTTTATCTGTGAAGTGAGTTTTATCCTTTTCTTGTTCTGGCGTTAGGTGCAATACTTTTTCTTCCGCGTTTGTATGATTTTTCAAGACATATCGTTGAATATCTAAATTCTCCCAACAAATGAGAGTTTCAACACTACCTAATTCCAAGGCTCTCAACGTATCTTCTACACCGAAACAATACTTGCCAGTTTCTTGagaaatttcatcaaaataacGACCTAAAAGAAAtcgatgataaattaaatatatacatatatattatccttattctaaataatgtaaatatttttttaccaatcaatttcttttcttgtaTGAATTTCACATTTTGTAAAGATTCGGCTGCTAATTCAATGGCCTGGTTAAAACCATTTTCACCACCATATGATACATCAactagttttataactttagcTTGCAATCTCTGATAAAGAAAACCAcatgacatttaaaaaatccaccttttattgcaatatatatgcacagacatatgaaaataattgaaaataacgtattgataaaaaaatctcacTTACTGGATCAAACATATCAGATTGACTAAGTTCCGTTTTGAAGTCGGCACTACCCGCCAAAATTAATCCAGCAATATTAGGTTTATCATTAGTAATGTATAATTGGGTAGCGACTTCAGCAACCTTTCGAACATAATTATGTCGTTTTTCCATACGTAATCGAGCAAAACGCAGCGCAGACTGACCACCTCTTcctgaaatagatatttttgttacagtaTATCCGATACATACGTGCTTTatattggttttaaaaaagtaaaaaccaATGATAAAAACAAACCTCTTTTTCAGATATCACATACCATGCTTTTTCGGAAGATCCACAGTAAATTTATGTAACACCTCGCGCGTGTTGCCTTGTAGTGTGCCAAACAACGCTCCATTACCATCCATTACAATAAAACCAAATTTGTTGTCATCTGCGAGCAGTGCCGTGAGCGCTTCTGTGtgaaactgaaaaatatagtttacataaaaatcatatttcgtacataaatattataaaacatttgtaaatataatataaaacataccTTATTATCACAAAGATATAAAGATGTATTAATAGGCTTGAAAGGTTCAAAATCGATGTTAACcttcttttctttaccttcCTCTGTTACAATAGTTCCACAATAAATTACCAGGCCATTTGGAGGCactaaaacattaatataaataaattatgattagtGCATGAtgaattatatcaaaatataaatttcatatgtaaatgtaaatttcatGTGTGActcaaaaatgtaatataattttctatacttaaaaaagataaaatattgtaattgtgtattagaataaaacattatatttttctttgtacaaaaataaacaagataGCTTTActataggaaaaaaaaattttcaatataaatgtaaaacataaattaccTTTAGTATATAACTTTAGCCTATGCTGTACTGATGTGATTGCACCCAAAACAGATAATCTATTTACACGTGACTTAATATTCGATGCTGTACCAAATTCATCCGCCAGCATCTTGCTCACTCTTGATATTTGGTCCTTTGGAggtataattaaagaaatcatACTTGTGCCATTCCTGCAAagacaaatatttcaatgtcCACATAGGCGATGCCCAAGCGCTGTTGAATCGTCGACAAATCACTATGGCTTACTTATGTAAGCCATCGCCTTAATCACACAGGTGAAATCTATATCTTCTTtacaacttttaatttttcattaaactaTATACACGCTAACACTCATTAGTCGTCTCAAAAACGGCATGTGTATGAAATAGAAGATTTTAGATTACAGTATACAGCAGATGAACACATGCTCCACGAAGCCATATGGTCAGGATATTCCGCACGGCGGTAACAGCTGATAGTGTACGGCACGACGCCGACCTACTTACCCCCTAGCCATCTCAAGGCTCTTTATGAGCTTCTTGATCTTCCAAATCTCGACATTGCGGTCGGCGGAGGTCTCCTCGTTCGACATCGCTGCTGATGAGCGTGGGGACGCGTGGTCGCGGCTGGTTACGTGCTGGTGCCTAAATCCTGGGAATTTAACGCTGTCGCGCGCGCTCTAATTCGTCCAAAGCAGGACGAATGACGAGCAGACGGCAATGTGGCCCGCgtcgacaacgacgacgatgatggTGACAACGGGAAGGAACCGGGCCGTACGTGTGGCGGGTTTCTTTCTGCGAAAAATCACGGTCGACGGATTATCGATAGTCACGAGAAATACCGCACAGATCCAGTTCACACCGGATTATGTCAGCGGCCACGAGAGTAACGTGGTCCGAGCACGGCCGTTCGAGACGGGGGCGGCCGCCCGTAcgttctctctatctctctttcgcACCGAAagtctcgcgcgcgcgggcaTTAAACGCACGCAGTTTTAAGCACGCGCTGTACGCGCGGCCAAGTTCAGTTCTTTCGCACTCACTTTTGCAAGGATCGTTACGATGCGGTCGGTGCGCCGATGCGGACGACGTGCAAGGccctctcttcttttttcagCGGCGACACAGCTCGTGACACAGCGAGTACCACGCGATAGCGAGCCTCGGTATGCACACGTCGGCCATGCGATGGCACGCAGCGGAAACGTCAGTAGAGACGGTGGACGTGCCGCACACCACCGCACACGAGACAAAATGGGAAGCAAAAAGACCTCGAGGCCGCCCAGTCACGTATATGAGCGCACACGGCCGCAAGCCACGTTTGCATTAACTCGCGGGCAACATGGAGATTGGAAGAGGGCGTATTACTACAGGTTGCCAAGTGTTGCCAACCTTATACATTGCTCTTAATTCAAGTCGTTGATATAGTGAATTTCAAGATGGCGCAGCCAATCAGATGCGTTATCTTGCTTCTTATCCTTGCCCCTATTTTCACTAGAATTTCACTTCTTGctgttatttttctattggaCACGCGGCATTCTGTCGCTATCGCATGAGTCGCGAAAGCAGTGAGCATGGTCGCACttgcaattgtaatttttttcgttaaagAGAGATAATCATCAGCCACTattttctctcctttcttACGTGCTTCAAGCGACTTTATGCTCAGTCTATATATATTGTGTCTATGGATGCTCCGTAGCGCATCATTGACAAATACGCGGCTACAAGATGTCAATGAAAATCTGACGCACTAATAGATGAAATTTGACGAAAACATCCTTGTGCGATGGATCTGGCCAAGTCGTTCTTCAATGTTCGCGATCATGACGGTTATGTTGGGAAAGAGGAACATAACGTGAGTATTATGTAGATAAATTTGtctcttgacaatttttgtgaaattaataattaatccgTAATATAGCACGTGGAATTTATGTTTTTGTTGACTATTTgttacttaaattattttttgagaaattagaaaagtttttaatatgtagaaatcaatttaaaaaatgataaatctgTACTTCTTAAGATACAGAATtcagaaatagaattttatgttgtttgtaaaacatatattatgtttatttagtaaaattaattatttatgtgctttagaaaaaattggaaacaaCCACCTCTGAAGATGAAATTGAGGTGGAAGTTGGAGGTTTGTGCAGTGAAAGTCTGTCGCCAGCGCCAGGTGGTCCATTTTCTGCTTTAACTCCATCCATGTGGCCTCAAGATATTTTAGCTAAATTGAATCAACCTGACGACCCAAATTCACAGCCTGAATATAGGTAAGATTTGTGTATTCCAAATGACATATGGAACTCTTAAAACTTCTAACTTTTCAAATATGtagtgattaattattataaatcactataatatatagaaacatttagaaaatataatataaaatataaaataaaatattaacaattattttattaattgtaaaattcagATTTGATGAATTTGGTTTTCGCGTGGAGGAAGAAGATGGTCCTGAGCAGAGTTCGAAGAAGTTACTGGGAATACCATTTGTTGAAGATCCTCAACACAGGTTAGTTAATCACACTCTTTTCTTATTCTTAATATAGAATCTGATAGATGAATTTGtatctgtatatatttacaatacagatatagtaaacaaaattaaaacatatcttaatttgcttttttcaGATTGCAATGGGTTGCTCTCTTAGAATTTAGTCATAATAAAGAAGTAGCGGAACTTTCATGGCAAAATATGGATCGAAGGCTACCTCGTACGGACAAATTACGTGAAATGGTTCGGTGTGGGATACCTCATTCCTTGAGACCTCAAATTTGGATGCGTATGTCAggtataaaacaatatatcataaataataacaataaatcaaCAAGTgaatataatagattataaattatgagaATATATCTCTAATTGCAGGTGGACTCCAGAAAAAGTGTTCAtcagaaataatgtacaaagaTATAGTGAAAGCCTCAAGTAACGATGCATTAATGACCAATAAGCAAATAGAGAAAGATCTCCTTCGCATTATGCCAGCGAATGCCTGTTTCAGTCATCTTCATAGCACTGGTATACCTCGTTTAAGGCGTGTTATGCGTGCCTTAGCTTGGCTGTATCCTGATATTGGGTACGggaagagatattaattataattattccaGTAACATAAACATATAGTAtcgacatatatataatatttacttttgttGTATCAAGTTATTGCCAAGGCACTGGTACAATGGCAGCATCATTATTATTGCTCTTGGAAGAAGAAGATGCGTTTTGGATGATGGCAACAATAGTAGAAGATTTGTTACCAGCTTCTTATTACTCTTCAACATTGCTGGGTAATATACATTCTCTCTGCCAATTTTACGGAACATTTTaagttacaaaatttattactaattacaacacattaaaatataattactatttCTGTAGGTATTCAAGCTGACCAAAAAGTACTTCGCACATTAGTAGCTAATTTCCTTCCTGAGATAGATCATGTTTTGGTGCAACACGATATAGAATTAAGTCTTATATCTCTGCACTGGTTTTTGACCTTGTTTGCATCAGTTGTACACATGAAGATATTGCTACGAATATGGGATTTATTCCTTTTCGATGGATCtatagttttatttcaaatcacACTTGggatgttgaaaataaaaggtatttattatatttacaacgatttattatttaatgtaattacacgtacttattatcattaaatatctttttcagaAACAGATTTAAGACAATTGGAAAACTCTGCACAAATATTTAACGCTCTTTCGGATATACCAGGAGACATTGACGATGTGGACCAATTATTTAacgtatatttctttttcaatataattctaGAAGcgtgttataataaaatctcaccacttattttagaattatataatattttaggtATCCTTAGAAGTTAGTGGATCATTGACAGATGTTTTAGTTGAAACTCATAGACGACGTCATTTAGCATATTTAATGGCCGATCAAGGCGGACTGGTAGGAAATCCGGATGCAGTACCAAATTTGCCGAAACAACATTTGAATAGGTATGAATAATCAAAAACATGCCTGTACATTAACCAATAAtcgtgataaatatttcttcctattttttcatattttgtggTATTTATACAGACGTCAAATGAAACGAAGTAAATCAATGttacaaacaattttatttggaaGTGATGAAAGTGAAGATGATGCAAAGTCTAAAAATATTCGGCAAACAGGTATGTAAACATAATCGAATAAAtccttcgataaaatttatctcattaatataaatctgaaatttcagaaattttagtTGATCTGAGGGAAGCTGTTTTACAAGTCGCCAGACATTTCATAAATGTCGACCCAAAATTGAACAGCATTGTTCTCATAGCAGATTACACTATGGAAAGTCATTCGAAAGATCATGACAATTATGTCAATGTATCACAAACGCGGAAGAGAAGAGCCAAAGCTTTACTAGGTTGACACTTTTTCTATTGTtacatattatgtttatagaattttgCAACAACAGTAAAACTTCTTACACGATTTAATAGATGGAATGAGCTGAAgctattttacaaataataatctcGTTACAGATTTTGAGAGACACGATGACGACGAGCTCGGTTTTCGAAAGaacgatataattacaattattagtCAAAAGGATGAACATTGTTGGGTAGGAGAGCTCAATGGCCTGAGAGGTAAGGTATATACAAAGAAAtcttatagaaaatatttatttaaaaatgttgatcGTTGCGCTAAAATTAATCTATAccgtttttttataattattatgtactctgatattttattcgttttcttttctttttctacttaTTCTTCT
This genomic window from Linepithema humile isolate Giens D197 chromosome 5, Lhum_UNIL_v1.0, whole genome shotgun sequence contains:
- the eRF1 gene encoding eukaryotic peptide chain release factor subunit 1 isoform X1, translating into MSNEETSADRNVEIWKIKKLIKSLEMARGNGTSMISLIIPPKDQISRVSKMLADEFGTASNIKSRVNRLSVLGAITSVQHRLKLYTKVPPNGLVIYCGTIVTEEGKEKKVNIDFEPFKPINTSLYLCDNKFHTEALTALLADDNKFGFIVMDGNGALFGTLQGNTREVLHKFTVDLPKKHGRGGQSALRFARLRMEKRHNYVRKVAEVATQLYITNDKPNIAGLILAGSADFKTELSQSDMFDPRLQAKVIKLVDVSYGGENGFNQAIELAAESLQNVKFIQEKKLIGRYFDEISQETGKYCFGVEDTLRALELGSVETLICWENLDIQRYVLKNHTNAEEKVLHLTPEQEKDKTHFTDKESGVELELVECQPLLEWLANNYKSFGATLEIITDKSQEGSQFVRGFGGIGGILRYKVDFQSMQLDDIEIDSFDLDDY
- the eRF1 gene encoding eukaryotic peptide chain release factor subunit 1 isoform X2 gives rise to the protein MSNEETSADRNVEIWKIKKLIKSLEMARGNGTSMISLIIPPKDQISRVSKMLADEFGTASNIKSRVNRLSVLGAITSVQHRLKLYTKVPPNGLVIYCGTIVTEEGKEKKVNIDFEPFKPINTSLYLCDNKFHTEALTALLADDNKFGFIVMDGNGALFGTLQGNTREVLHKFTVDLPKKHGRGGQSALRFARLRMEKRHNYVRKVAEVATQLYITNDKPNIAGLILAGSADFKTELSQSDMFDPRLQAKVIKLVDVSYGGENGFNQAIELAAESLQNVKFIQEKKLIGRYFDEISQETGKYCFGVEDTLRALELGSVETLICWENLDIQRYVLKNHTNAEEKVLHLTPEQEKDKTHFTDKESGVELELVECQPLLEWLANNYKSFGATLEIITDKSQEGSQFVRGFGGIGGILRYKVDFQSLQADEPLDDVDLDDY
- the LOC105675288 gene encoding small G protein signaling modulator 3 homolog, which encodes MDLAKSFFNVRDHDGYVGKEEHNKKLETTTSEDEIEVEVGGLCSESLSPAPGGPFSALTPSMWPQDILAKLNQPDDPNSQPEYRFDEFGFRVEEEDGPEQSSKKLLGIPFVEDPQHRLQWVALLEFSHNKEVAELSWQNMDRRLPRTDKLREMVRCGIPHSLRPQIWMRMSGGLQKKCSSEIMYKDIVKASSNDALMTNKQIEKDLLRIMPANACFSHLHSTGIPRLRRVMRALAWLYPDIGYCQGTGTMAASLLLLLEEEDAFWMMATIVEDLLPASYYSSTLLGIQADQKVLRTLVANFLPEIDHVLVQHDIELSLISLHWFLTLFASVVHMKILLRIWDLFLFDGSIVLFQITLGMLKIKETDLRQLENSAQIFNALSDIPGDIDDVDQLFNVSLEVSGSLTDVLVETHRRRHLAYLMADQGGLVGNPDAVPNLPKQHLNRRQMKRSKSMLQTILFGSDESEDDAKSKNIRQTEILVDLREAVLQVARHFINVDPKLNSIVLIADYTMESHSKDHDNYVNVSQTRKRRAKALLDFERHDDDELGFRKNDIITIISQKDEHCWVGELNGLRGWFPAKFVELLDERSKQYTCAGDDAVSEAVTDLVRGTLCPTVKAVLEHGMKRPSFLGGPCHPWLFIEEASNREVEKDFNSVYSRLVLCKTYRLDEDGKVLTPEELLYRCVQSVNLTHDNAHAQMDVKLRSLICLGLNEQVLHLWLEVLCSCVEVVQKWYQPWSFINSPGWVQIKCELRTLSQFAFNLNPDWELPPKKEQSQPLKDGVRDMLVKHHLFSWDL